One window from the genome of Antricoccus suffuscus encodes:
- a CDS encoding MBL fold metallo-hydrolase has product MTTAMIELDVYTAKGRDLPNGGIFSPTTSTLVMGPREAVLVDTAYMKEDVARIARRIERSGRHLTTIYITHGHADHYFGIEWLLKRFPDARAVALPSVVADIEKTHAASSKQWHDYFGDDTMQTTVFPEPLGSEALTVDGAELLPIDVGQADIDPNTILHMPAIDAVIAGDVIYNGINPFLAASGASEWPLWIESVDKVAALKPRIVVAGHKRADLPDNDIEASVGATRAYISDFIAGVEKCTDSRELVARMQQRYPDYGNPSALILSAVLAIKGKKSK; this is encoded by the coding sequence ATGACTACAGCAATGATCGAGCTTGACGTATACACCGCCAAGGGTAGGGACTTGCCCAACGGCGGGATCTTTTCCCCGACTACGTCCACCTTGGTCATGGGCCCGCGCGAGGCGGTGCTGGTCGATACGGCGTACATGAAGGAAGACGTCGCGCGGATCGCGCGACGCATCGAACGCTCCGGCCGGCACCTGACCACCATCTACATCACCCACGGGCACGCCGACCACTACTTCGGCATCGAGTGGCTGCTGAAGCGATTCCCGGATGCTCGCGCCGTCGCGCTCCCGTCCGTCGTCGCGGACATCGAGAAAACACACGCGGCGTCGAGCAAGCAGTGGCACGACTACTTCGGTGACGACACCATGCAAACCACCGTCTTCCCCGAGCCGCTCGGCAGCGAGGCCCTTACCGTAGATGGCGCTGAACTTCTTCCGATCGACGTCGGCCAGGCTGACATCGACCCCAACACGATCCTGCACATGCCGGCCATTGACGCGGTTATCGCGGGGGATGTCATCTATAACGGCATTAATCCGTTTCTCGCGGCGTCCGGTGCGAGCGAATGGCCGCTATGGATAGAAAGCGTCGACAAAGTCGCCGCACTCAAACCCCGCATCGTGGTGGCCGGTCACAAGCGGGCGGATCTTCCCGATAACGACATCGAGGCGAGTGTCGGAGCTACCCGCGCCTACATCTCCGACTTCATCGCCGGCGTCGAGAAATGCACCGACTCACGCGAACTCGTCGCCAGGATGCAGCAGCGTTATCCCGACTACGGCAACCCGAGTGCCCTGATCCTGTCGGCCGTGCTGGCCATCAAAGGCAAGAAGTCAAAGTAA
- a CDS encoding LysR family transcriptional regulator, which produces MKLRQVEYFLAVLDHDGIHRAALALRVAQPSLSQGLQALERDLGAELFHRVGRRMIPTPAGNAFITPARRMIRDAITTRSVVASALGLSGGRLDLVGEAALLSDPVAPLIGRFRRENPNVHVRLAAPQAESSLIQMVHGGSSELGFGYLPQPLDGLQMQVIASHEFFFVQPPGTPESSEPITLDDLRGIGIIAVPRGTAQRDFFERMLLEADVRTGIPVQVAHREAVVPMILAGAGPSVLPRPRADEAVRRGAIKRRFEPQIYRKVGLFHRAGDLSPAAHALLAIAGSDT; this is translated from the coding sequence ATGAAGCTGCGCCAGGTCGAGTACTTCCTAGCGGTGCTCGACCACGACGGGATCCATCGTGCCGCTCTCGCGTTGCGGGTCGCTCAGCCGTCGCTTTCTCAGGGCCTGCAGGCGCTCGAACGTGACCTCGGCGCCGAGCTGTTCCACCGGGTCGGCCGGAGAATGATCCCGACGCCCGCCGGTAACGCGTTTATCACGCCCGCCCGCCGAATGATCCGGGACGCCATAACAACACGGTCGGTGGTGGCGAGCGCTCTGGGCTTGTCTGGCGGGAGGCTGGATCTGGTCGGTGAGGCTGCCCTCTTGTCTGATCCAGTCGCGCCACTCATCGGTCGATTTCGTCGTGAGAACCCCAATGTGCACGTCCGCCTGGCCGCCCCGCAAGCCGAGTCCTCGCTCATCCAGATGGTCCACGGCGGCTCGTCAGAACTGGGCTTCGGCTACCTTCCGCAACCGCTCGATGGTCTCCAGATGCAAGTCATCGCATCACACGAGTTCTTCTTCGTCCAGCCGCCCGGTACGCCGGAGAGCAGCGAGCCCATCACACTCGACGACCTGCGCGGAATCGGCATAATCGCCGTACCGCGCGGAACAGCACAGCGGGACTTCTTCGAACGCATGTTGCTGGAAGCGGACGTACGGACGGGCATCCCGGTTCAAGTCGCCCATCGGGAGGCTGTCGTCCCGATGATCCTGGCTGGTGCCGGGCCGTCGGTCCTGCCAAGGCCACGGGCCGACGAGGCGGTCCGGCGAGGAGCAATTAAACGTCGCTTCGAGCCTCAGATCTACCGCAAGGTCGGGCTTTTCCATCGCGCTGGCGACCTTTCGCCCGCAGCCCATGCGCTTTTGGCGATCGCTGGCAGCGACACCTGA
- a CDS encoding winged helix-turn-helix transcriptional regulator codes for MKRTSLANWPCSIARTMDLIGDWWTPLVLREAFAGVQRFDDFQQSLGLARNTLDTRLKRLVEAGLFDRVPYQQNPARYDYVLTEQGRDFYPVLSAIMAWGDKWLAEESGPPVITRHDTCGHQIQARVVCDHCGEPLTSENVTREIGPGFPEKLRGRPDVEARFPSSVG; via the coding sequence ATGAAACGAACCTCATTGGCGAATTGGCCGTGCTCGATCGCGCGCACAATGGACCTCATCGGCGACTGGTGGACGCCGTTAGTGCTCCGCGAAGCGTTCGCCGGCGTGCAACGGTTCGACGATTTTCAGCAGTCTCTTGGCCTTGCACGCAACACCCTCGACACTCGTCTCAAGCGTCTCGTCGAGGCTGGCCTGTTCGACCGAGTGCCCTACCAGCAGAACCCGGCCCGCTACGACTACGTACTGACTGAGCAGGGCCGCGATTTCTACCCTGTCCTGTCCGCGATCATGGCGTGGGGCGACAAGTGGCTGGCCGAAGAGAGTGGCCCACCGGTGATCACGCGGCACGACACGTGCGGTCACCAGATCCAGGCCAGGGTGGTCTGCGACCACTGCGGAGAGCCGCTCACCTCGGAGAATGTGACCCGGGAGATCGGTCCCGGCTTCCCCGAGAAGCTACGTGGTCGTCCCGACGTGGAAGCACGTTTTCCAAGTTCCGTCGGCTGA
- a CDS encoding tautomerase family protein, translating into MPFYTCYTSEDALSADQRAHIAEAITRIHVGHTGAPRGFVRVLFQESAKGDCYTAGEVADFGMIRGVIRAGRSAQTKEALLRDLWELLQTVTGLGDHELLVSVQENPASNAMEGGEVLPEPGQEAQWMARH; encoded by the coding sequence ATGCCCTTCTATACCTGCTATACATCCGAAGACGCTCTCTCGGCAGACCAAAGAGCACATATCGCGGAGGCCATCACCCGGATCCACGTCGGGCACACCGGTGCGCCGCGAGGCTTCGTACGCGTGCTGTTTCAAGAGTCGGCCAAAGGCGACTGCTACACCGCCGGCGAAGTCGCTGACTTCGGGATGATCCGAGGAGTCATCCGCGCCGGCAGGTCAGCACAGACGAAAGAGGCCTTGCTTCGCGACCTGTGGGAACTGTTGCAGACCGTCACTGGGCTCGGCGACCACGAGCTTCTCGTGTCTGTGCAAGAGAACCCGGCAAGCAACGCGATGGAGGGCGGCGAGGTCCTGCCCGAGCCGGGCCAGGAGGCGCAGTGGATGGCGCGTCACTGA